The following are encoded in a window of Mustelus asterias chromosome 11, sMusAst1.hap1.1, whole genome shotgun sequence genomic DNA:
- the LOC144500922 gene encoding neuropeptide Y receptor type 4-2-like: MEYHPILQSPNHSIPFNTSGWIIPDFGNPCPNSATLTIFLVTSYCTVLAVGLLGNISLICVISRQEKRNVTNILIANLSFSDIIICLFCLPFTIVYTLMDYWVFGEVLCKMVPFIQCMSVTVSILSLVMIALERHQLIINPTGWKPSVPQAYLTVLLIWTLACSISLPFLIFYVLTDEPFRDFPVPIAPLFNEAICTEFWPSRQEKLVYTTWLLAFQYCAPLAFIAVCYCRIYRRLRMRRELSDRACEDNRKLTNSRRITLMLGFLVLGFAVCWLPLHVFNAIADWNLEAVMHCHHNLIFSLCHLTGMTSTCINPIIYGFLNNNFKKELRAIMVHCQWGRQQDSEHFPLSTMNTELSKTSLRLNCRNNM, from the coding sequence ATGGAATATCATCCCATTCTGCAATCTCCAAACCACTCCATCCCCTTCAATACTTCAGGCTGGATCATTCCTGACTTTGGAAATCCCTGTCCCAACTCAGCGACCCTCACTATCTTCCtggtgacttcttactgtaccgtGCTGGCGGTTGGGTTACTGGGAAACATTAGTTTAATTTGTGTGATAAGCAGGCAGGAGAAGCGGAATGTGACCAACATCCTCATCGCTAACCTGTCCTTCTCCGACATAATCATCTGTCTATTCTGTCTCCCTTTTACAATAGTTTACACTCTGATGGACTATTGGGTTTTTGGTGAAGTCTTGTGTAAGATGGTCCCCTTTATCCAGTGTATGTCAGTGACTGTGTCTATTTTATCCCTGGTGATGATTGCTTTAGAAAGACATCAGCTCATTATAAACCCCACTGGTTGGAAACCGAGTGTACCGCAAGCCTATCTGACAGTGCTGCTCATCTGGACTCTGGCCTGTTCCATTTCCTTGCCCTTTCTGATCTTTTATGTTTTAACAGACGAACCTTTCCGAGACTTTCCTGTCCCCATTGCGCCGCTGTTTAACGAAGCCATTTGCACAGAGTTCTGGCCATCCAGGCAGGAGAAACTGGTCTACACCACATGGCTCCTGGCTTTCCAGTACTGTGCACCCCTGGCCTTTATAGCAGTATGTTACTGCAGGATATACAGGAGGCTGAGGATGAGGAGGGAGCTCTCGGACAGAGCCTGTGAAGATAACCGCAAACTGACAAACAGCAGGAGGATAACCCTGATGCTGGGGTTCCTGGTGCTGGGGTTTGCTGTCTGTTGGTTACCGCTGCATGTATTTAACGcaattgcagactggaatctggaAGCAGTGATGCACTGCCACCACAACCTCATCTTTTCCCTCTGCCATCTGACAGGAATGACTTCCACTTGCATCAACCCCATCATCTACGGCTTCCTGAACAATAACTTCAAGAAAGAGCTGCGTGCCATCATGGTGCACTGTCAGTGGGGCAGGCAGCAAGACAGTGAacacttcccattgtccaccatgAATACAGAGCTGTCCAAAACATCCCTGCGGTTGAACTGCAGGAACAACATGTGA